AATAATCTGAATTTAAATCAGCTTAGAATAATTTCTAAAGAATTTATTTTGTAATTTTTATTGAATATTTATTTAAATAAATGAGATTTTCTTTACTATCATTTGAATTTTAATAAGTTAATACCTTTTAATATGAATGATTCAGAAGAATTTAAACCTAGCCTTAAACAAATAAATGAGGATATCAGACCTACATGGGAAGATATCAAAAAACAATCAGAAGTTTTAGTTAACAAACTTGGTTGCCCTAGATCATTTGTAGGAGGGATGCTTCATGCAATAGCAAGCGACTTCTCTGATTTGAAAACTTGGGAATAAATGAAAAACTTATTACTTACACCACTTTTCAAACTATTCAAAAAAAGCACTTTCCTCTTATCACTAAATCAAAACTCGTGCCCTGTTTTAGATGCTGAAGACATAAAAAAGCAAGAACAGAAAGAAGCTATTGAAAGGTTGTACCCGTAAACTTTTAACAGAAATGTATCAGATCATATATACGATGCAGCACGGTCCTATGCACCCCCATACCACCACTTTCCTAAATAGATAAATTGATGGATAATAAGTTAATAAAAGGGTGTAGAAACTATTCCGTCCACACACTATCCACACTTCTTGATATTCTTCTAATCGACTGATATGACTGAAATAAATTACTGGCTAATGAAGAGTGAGCGCGACTAGCTATTACTGGGATCGCAAGGAATCGTAAATTTTTACCCAAACTTTACCCAAACTTATAAGCTTCTTTTTCAGCCTGTTCCTTTGTATCAAATAGCATTGGCATTTTCATTTCTTTTTCAATAGGTTTATTAGAACAACCTAATGAAAGAATTGACATAAAAAGAAAAGGAATAAAAGAAATAAAGTGTTTCAAAATTAATTAATTAATCAATGAAGTTTAGTATTAAATATCTTTGGAAATATGTTAAAGCTAATTTATTTACATCTTTAATATTGATTGACACTCGATCTAACCTCGACCCTACTTTTTTAGATAAAGTACCTATATTTTCTTGTTGATTTAAAAGTTATTATTTTTGCAAATAACAGGATTAAAAAAATGATGAAACTTGCGATCATTTTCTTACCAATTGTCTTTGCACTTATATGGGCTCTGTTTATTGGGTTAAGAATAAATAGAGTAGAAACTAGAGATGGAAAGAGAAAATTAGTTAATTATTAAAGGATTTTCCTCAGATAACAATCTTATTTTTATCTAGTTATTCAAAATCTTCTCTGGTTTGACTTTCACCTTCCCTTCTCCAATAGTCCTCATATTTAAAATTTCTTTTTTGATAATCTAATGCGTTCATGTTCTTATCGAGTATGGCAAAAGGAGAATTAGTAAATTTCATGGCATAACACCTCTAAAAAAAATAGTTTATTGATTATCTAATAGATATGAGATTTTATTTATCTCAAGTAACTAGATCCTCTATAAGTAAGCTTTATTGTTTTCTCTTCTTGGCTCTTGCAATATACGAAAGATTTGCCGTTAAAATACATGTTTACCATGATGCAGCTCCTTGTCTTGATCAAGTCCCCGTCCTATGGCTTGATTCGTACTGCGGTCTATCTAATAGTAGATCGGACGATTTGGTAGTATTTACTACACTTTATTTATAGAGTATTTATACTCAGTTGTCAACCCTTAAGATTAAAATTCTCAGTCGCAATAGACTAAACAATGCTGATTAGTTGGATGTTCTCTACATTCCCTCTTCCAATAGTCTTCAAATAAATGGTTATCTCTATCAAGATTTCTTGTTATTTCTTCCATTCTGTTTCCAGCATAATTAAATGCTTTTAGGTATCTTGGAAGGATTGTGAATTGATTGAATAGTTTCATTTAGACCTCCTAGATCTATACTTATATTGTCCTCCTATAGCCTTGAAATTTATAGGTCGGTTTGAGGAACTATTAGGTACGGGAAGAGGTATATATTTTGAATCAAAAAATACTAAAGCAGTCCTTAAATTAATACATGGTTGTCATGAGGCAGTTGCAGGGATACAACTGAAGCCAACCATAAATTATTAGAGATCAATTCAAGATTTAAAACACACTCATTATTTAAAAAGAAATCTTCTCCACTTTAGATAAAACTAAAATAAATCAGGATTTGAAAACAATGTAATCATAGATACCAACAGGTATTTAGCTAATTGATTATATATTTAACACACGAGTTAACCCGTTCCAATTTGTTGACTCTGAGGTTTTACCGTTGATTCCTTATCTTCTGAAAGTTGTTCCTTGCAGCTTTAGATTAAAAAACGGTCTTTATTTAATTTAAACCATGCAAAAGAAAATCGTAAAAAAATATGCTGAATTAATGCATCAGGCTCAACAAGCTACTGGAAGAAAAGAAGCAGTTGGACTAATACATAAAGCAGCAAAGTTAAAAACTAAATTTGATAATTACGAGATGATGTGATCATCTACAAAGCAATTTTCCCAAATAAGAATGTCATTCTTAAATAAATTCTCAATTAAAGATATCATTCTCTCAAGCAAAGAGGCATATCAAAAGGAACTCAAGAACAACGGTGTGGGTTCACAAATAGGAAGGTCATTATTTAATAAATTTTCAATTAAAGATATCATTCTCTCAAGCAAAGAGGCATATCAAAAAGAACTCAAGAACAACGGTGTGGGTTCACAAATAGGTAAGTCATTATTTAATAAATTCTCGATTAAAGATATCATTCTCTCAAGCAAAGAGGCATATCAAAAAGAACTCAAGAACAACGGTGTGGGTTCACAAATAGGTAAGTCATTATTTAATAAATTCTCGATTAAAGATTTTTCCTTCAATATTTCCAACAGATAAGCGTAATTTATAAAGGGGTACCGTCATGATATATAGAGGAAAGGGGTACACTTTCCTAAATAGAAACTTTGATGGATAATAAATTCATATTCAAAGAAGTTACCCAAACTTTACTCAAACTTTTTTATTGATGCACAGTTGATCTAATGCAGAGGGGGGACTCTTTTTTTTTAACTTTTTCTTCCTTTATTCTGCTTCTTCTTTAACTTCAATTGAGTTTACCTCTTCCGATTTCACTTCCTCTTCTTTTACTTCAACCTTTTTTGACTTTGGCTCTTCCGTTTTAACTTCAACTACTTTTAATGCTATGGATGCAAACTTTCCCTTAATAAAATTTACTATGAAGATTAATATTGGAACATGGGCTAGTCCACCCATTATCACTTTAGTTTCCGAATAATACATTTGTAAGTTAATGAGAACTGAAATATTTAAGCATAAATTTAATTTTTAAATTGCTTTTATTAAGCCAATCAATATTAATAATCATTGTCTTGATTCGTAGATCAATAATCTTGCTATTAATTGAATAGAGACTTTTTTATTAAATGCCATTAGACGTATTTCTAATGAACATGTGTGTTGTAGTTATAGCCTTGCTTATAAGAAGAGAAATTAAACTTAAAAAAGCGAGATAGATTATGAAGACACAAATTTTCAAAGAGCATTACATTCCAAATGTCCATGCTATTACTCTTTTACTAATGCTGCTTCTATGTCTTTGGTTACCTCTAGCCCTCAGATTCTTATTAATAATTTAGTCGAACAAATTTGTTAATATTATTACCAATAAACTCAGCCATATCAAAATTTTATCCAAACTTTTACAGACTAAATAACTAACCGAGATTGAGTTCGGCTGGAAATAAGGAAACACTTAAATATTAAACTCTGTGATAAATAGTCTTAAATGACAAAGACACAAATCATGAGAGCGAAGTTCAGCAGCAAGCTAAGTGTCTTGGAAGTAATCTTCATTAATTAAAAAGGTTTTTGTACTCGTGCGTAGGAGTGCGGGGTTAACCTTGAAACCGCTAGGCTCAAGTCCTTACAAAAAGGACAAGTCCTTAGACCACTTATACCGATAAAATATATTCATAACAAGTTTAGGGAACTTGATTCACTAGCTAAAAACTAAAGCATTCCAAATCCCTTAATTCTTTTTTCTGATTTATATCCTGCTTGTAAGAATTGAGTATTATCAGTCCCTACATCATAAAGAGTATAATTTTTTCCTGCCCCAATACCAATAACAGCTTTTTGCGGAACTTTCTGCTCTTTCTTACGATTTCCATTTAAATCTTCTACTTCAGAATTAACAGTTCCCTCTGTCAATTCCAAATGAAACTGTTGTTTGCTTCTTGCAGTAAATAATCTGTTTACCTGAAGACGTGTAAGTCGATCAAGGAGTGTCAGTGGGGGTGTATCTAGTGTTAAATTTTCGCCAATATCTTTTGAGCTTCCGTGAATTAAACCACAATCAAGTTCAACAAATCCAAATTGAAGTGCTGCTATCCAATCAAGAAATGATTTGTCTACAGCATTCGTAAGAGACTTAACTAATTCTTCACCCTTATTTATTCTCAAAGCTTCAGCTCTTTGATCCCCACGGTAACCACTTTCCAATAGGATTTGTTCTTCCCACCAACCATATATACACCATGGTTGTAAATCATTACTTTTTGGATTAATTAACCTATGGAGAAGCCTATTACAGTTTTTTTCAGGACCTATCATATCCCCCAAAACAAAAAGAGTTATATTACCTGGAGTTTTTTTTAAGTCTTTTTGAATAAGTTCATAAGTATCTAGATCCCCTTTAAGACCACTTACGAGTGCCCAGCGTTCTATCATCTTTCACAAACATGAGATGCATCTTCAGCTTGTTCTGCAAATTCGAATCCATTTTTTAAACGCCATGCAAAAATCGGAGGAAGACCGGCATCTATTATTGCTTTACACGTAAGTTCAAGATCATATTCCACTTCTCTAATTTTTACTTCATTTGTGACTTCGTTATGAACAACATAAGTAGCTTTAGTTCCTCCATGCCTTGGCTCTCCTACTGAACCTGCATTTACTATTCTTCGCATCGGCAATTGAATTTCTTTTTCTTGAATATCTTTGGGGGCAGCGTTTTTGATTTTTACAGCAATTGAACCATCTGCTAATTCGCGAATATAAGGTTGATGAGTATGACCACAAAATAGAATCTCTGCTCTGGCATTTTCAACTCTCTCAAGAGCTGCAAATGCATCCATATCGGGTAGAAGATATTCATGTTGACTATTAGGACTACCATGAACAAAAAGACATTTATCTTTACGTATTGAGTAGGGTAGATTAGCTAGATAATCCTTATTTTCTTTAGTTAATTTATCAGTAGTCCATTGATGAGCAAAATGACCTCTCTTTTCAGCAAGCTGAGAAGGATAACTACAATCGCAAGCATCTAATCCATCAACAACGTCTTCGTCCCAACATCCCTGACAAGTAGGAATTTTTTTATCTCTTATTAACTCAATAACCTCATTAGGTTGAGGACCATAACCCACTAGATCTCCAAGACAGGTAATATTTGTAATTCCTTGGAGTTCAATATCTTTTAAGACAGCCTCTACTGCAGGTAAATTTGCATGTAAGCATGAGATGACAGCTTGATTCATTTTTAAATTAACGGCGAGCAGTTTGTAGTTGTGAATTTCTAAGTGAAGTTTGATGATGATCTAGTACAGCATCATTAAGAAGACAATTATGAATCGTTGATTTTATTGACTCGAAGTTTAAATTTTTCCCTTGTATAACAATTTCAGAACATCTTTCTGGTCTTCCATTAAGAGGGGCAACTTGGTTTAATGTTTGATATTGAGATCCTTGCTGACTAACTATCCAGTTAAACAAGATGTAACGCCCATCCGGCAAGTTCATTAATGCTTTTGCTCTATATACATCCCCATAAGCACCATTAACTAATTCAAACCAAAAAGTATTCAAGCTTGCAGGATCCCAAATATGCTTTTTAAGATCAAGGCTTATTGATTCAATTGCTCTAAAATCTAAAGTATCTTTAATTGATAATTCTGGATCTCTACCAAAATGAAGATATCTATTTGGCTGGAAATTATATTTTTCAAGTTCATTAATAATTCTCAGATCAACTCCATTAATACCTTGAGATTTAGGTATAAAAAATTGTGGAAATTCAATAATAATTAAAATGTTTTCTTTATCTTTCTCTGATATTGAGTTTGAAATAGATAAGTCTAATAAGTTAGGAATTTGATCTTTCAAAAAAGCAAAATCAATTTTTGAATTTATAGCTTGCTCTAAATTAATTTCGGAATATCCTCCAAGACGTAAGTAACCACAATTACCAGAATAATTCTTAAAAGTATTTAGTATCCAATTTGTCTTACCGCATCCCGGCGACCCTGATATTAACCAAACTTGACTCATGAAAAATACTAACTTATATATAAAATTTACACCAATATGAAAATGAAAATCATTTCTGTTTTCGATTTTAAATATTTATTTTGTGATTTAAGTGATAAAAACAATATTATTTAGAGAATTAATTACCCCATACCACCCATCACTTTCCTAAATAGAAGCTTTAAATGCATGGATAATCTTAGAACTTTTGATCGAAAGTATTTAAATTTATATATTTAATTGCCCTGAAATATTTAATTTCTTATTTTTAGTGAATATTTCTAAAATAATTAGCAATGAATATAGATCAATTATTTTGCATTTTTGGAGGCTTTTTTACTTTGTTAGCAGCTAGAAGTGATTGGAATTGGTTTTGGAATCATCCTAAAGCTAAGGGGGTTTTATCTTTGTGTAGAGGTAAAAAAGGAGCAAGAATTTTTTATTCAATTTTGGGAATTTTTTTAATAGCTTTAGGAATTAAAGGGTTTTAAATTTAATAGTAAATTATAAAAATGAGACAAACACCAAATGAAAGAAGAGAGAAATGTAACCCTACCCTAATAGGTATATTTGTTGGAGTTGTCTCGCCTCTTTCATCTTTAATTTGGGGCATTAGACAAAGATCATTGAAACTTGCGATATTTCCATATTTATTTGTATTCGTAGCTGGATACTTAATTCTGTCTTTAGGAAGAATAAATCCATTAAAACTAGAAATAAAGATTCCATTACAACTTATAGGAGGATACTATTCTTTTGATTTGACAAAAAAAATGAAGGAAGAAGCACTTAAGAAAAAAAAATAAAATCCTCGATATTGAAATTAAAAAAGACTAATTTTGAATTCAGAAAAAAAATACTGCTGCAGATCTAATTCTGGGTGATGATGATTACAAGATCGATCATTAAAGGAACTATTTTTTTATTAATTTATTTATGTTTTATTTAATGAAAGTTATTTTATTAATATCTCTCTCATTATTTTATACTTCAGAAATTCATCCAAAACTTACAACCACAATCATCATCAATTGCTATGACGGTGATACTTGCACAACTATTGAAGGAGAAAAAATAAGACTTGCATGTATAGATACACCTGAATTAAAAGGTAAAAATGCCAATCCTATTGCGGCTAAAGAAGCAAGAGATTTTTTGAATAACTTAGTGACTAATGAAGAGATTTATATTAAGAGAATTGCTAAAGATAGATACGGAAGGACAGTTGCTGAATTATTTAAAAATGATATTAATGTTCAAGAAATAATTGTTAAAAAAAGATATGGGAAAATTTATAAAAGATATGCAGATCAATGTGAATGGACTCAAAAAGAGGGATTAAATTAAAAATCATTTACAAAAATTTATAAGGAAATCAATAGTAGATTCTTTTTCATTTCCGAGCTCAAATGATTTCTTTACCAAATTACAACCATTTTTTTTGTCTCCTAGTTTATGAAGAATAATACCCTTTAGAGCTAGAGAACCAGGATTTGAGGAATCCAATAATAATGCCTTATTTATGTCCTTTAATGCACCTCTGTACTTCCCAAGAGCGAATTTTGAGAGGCTTCTTCTTGTCCAATATTTTTTAGAGCTTGGATATAACTTTATAGCTTTACTATAATCTCTTATCGCACCTTTATAATCCTTTATTTCATCTTTAAAAACACCTCTATTAAAATATCCATATTTATGGTCTTTAGGATATATCTCAATATATTTAGTTAAATCATTAATCGCACCTTTATAATCCTTATTTTCGTACTTTTCCATGGCATTATCGAAAATGATGCCTGCCCTTAAAGAGTCAGACGCATATAATCTCCAATTTGATACTCCATAAAAAAAATTTAAAAGTATCAATAAAGGAAACAAAAATAATTGATATTTTTTTCTCAATTTTTCTTTTAATAACAAACTCACTATAGTGGAATTAAGTAAGGAAAATTAAAGTAAATTCATTATGAAGGGATTTGTATTTTATTCATTCATTCTTATCAATATTGCTATAAGTTCTATTACCAATACCTCCATAGCTAAAGAAATCATCAAATTTAGTTGCCAATACGAAGAGAGTAAATATGAAAACAATTGGGGAACTGGTTGGGATTGGAGACCCTTTCAAAAAGTAGAAGGAGTTATGCTTCCTATTCATGAATTTTCGATAAATACAAAAACAAATAAAGGTGAATATTTAGAAAAAAGAACTAAAAAAAATAATTTCTTTTTATTAAATAATATTTATCTAGATTCTAAAATCATTTTAATTTCTTTTGAACCGATAATCACAAGACGAGATCCTTTATGGACTACAAGGGATCAAATAGAAATAAATAGGAATAACCTTACAATAGAAAGATCCAGCTACAGCTATACAGAAACAATAGGGGGGACATTAAGTGTTTATAGAGGAAAATGTTCGAGACTTTAAATACTTCATTATTTACTGCTCAAGAGATATTAGATAAGCCTATTTTAATTTCTGCAAAATTTCCCAATAAAACTATCCATTAATTTATTTGCATCATTTCCATAACTCATAAATAATAATCTGTCTCCCTTTAAATTCTTTGCTTTTCTTATATCTATACATGTTCTTTTATTTAAAGAACGGTCATAACCAGGAATCATTATATATGTCATTGCTCTATGAAAATAAGCGCTTCTATTTTCTAAATCATACTTAATAGCTATATCAAAGTTTTTTAAAGCATTTTCAAAATCGTCAAATTCATAAGCTTGAATATATCCGATACCAACATAAGCTTCTGAAAATTTTGGATTAATATCTAAGACTTGCTTATACAAATCAATTGCCTTATCAAAGTCACCATCAAACTGAAAGACCTTTGCCAATAGATAAAGAGATTCATATGATTTGGGATTTAAAGAAATAGCTTTTTCTAAATCTTGCTTTAATAAATTAGATTCATAACGCCTACCAAGAAGCTCATAATAAACTTTCTTAGTAAGTAGTTTTGAGCTTAAATTATTTGTTAAATCACCCTTTAAGCCCTCTTCAATAGTTTTTCGAGCATTCTCAATTTGATCAATCTGATCATACGAACTTGCCATACTAAGTAAAGCGTCTATATTTTTTTTCTTATTAACTAAAACACTAATTTTATTTGTTCTTTTAAATTCTTTAATTGCTTTATAGTGATCACCCTTTATTTGAAAAATTAACCCTCTATACAGGGAAGCATTATCAAAATTTTTATTTATCAAAAGTGCATTTTTAAAATCTTCGAGAGCCATATCAAAATTTTTATCTTTGTAATATGATTGACCCCTTAAAAAATAACCATAGTCGGATTTCTGAATATCTAAGGATCTAGTTACATATTTCTCGAGATATGGTTTTTTTGTACGAAATGACTTTATCCTATCAGCCTTAATTAAGTAATTTATTGCCTCTTCATTTGGCTTACATGGATTCTTATCTTTAAAACATGCAAAGAAAACTTTATCTTTTAAATAGTTTTTTTTAGAAAAATTATTTTGTGAAGTCTCTGGTAATTGTTTTATAAAATTCAAGGCAACATTACTCGAAATTGCAAAATTCAAATTTTCTGAGTCATTTAAAGCTGCCGTATTTACTCCTACAACACAGCCAAATTTGTTGATAAGTGGACCTCCAGAATTCCCCTCATTCAATGCAGCATCAGTTTGAATAAGTTTACCTTCTTCTCTAAAACTACTTATAATTCCTTTCGTAAATGAGTAACTTAATCCCTTCGGTGAGCCAATAGCAATCACATCAGAACCAATTTTAGGGGGTCTTTTTTCAAAACCAAAAGCTTTTCCAAATTTTCCATTTACAGAAATTATTGCTAAATCATTAATATTACTTACACCCATACCATCAATTTCAACTCTTCCTATTTGCTCTGATCCATCACTCAAATTTATAAGTACCTTTTCCTCTCCATTTAATACATGACTATTTGTAAGAATAAAGGTTTTATTTTTTTTATATCCAATAATAAAGCCACTCCCAAATCCTTCGTCAGTAGAGACGATAACAGTACCTTTTTTCATATTTGAAATAAATCTATCAGAATTAAAATCTTGTTTCTTACAATTATTTGGAAATTGATCAAAAAGTTGGAATGCCAATACATCATTTTTAGGCAACATCAAAATCCCTAAAAAAATATTTAAGATAAATAGATTCTTAAAAATCGATATTCTTTTTAAGGAAAAGTTTTTCAAATTTATGATTCTTTACAAGCTGCTTTTTTGAAGCTTTCCATAAATTTATAATTAAGCTCCATAGCTTTAGTCAAATTTTTGCATGCTTCTTTTACAGATGATTTTGTATTAATAAATAATTGCGAAGAACCCTTTAAGTAATATGCTTTTCCAAGATCACCATCAGGATTTTTAATATATCTTTCAATATCAGCAAGATTCTGATTAAGTACTGCAATATTTTTATCTTCACTTAACATATACCGAGTAAAACCATGATCAGCCCTTTGAAGAAAAATACCTGCATATTTTTTCTGAAGTTTTGGACTATTCAACATCTCCACAGCCTTATTTGCATATTCATATGCTTCATCAATATTGAAAAAAGGATTTTCTATACCACCAGCTAAATTCATATAGCTTTTATCAAAAGCTAACAATGCAAGCGATAATAATCTTGAACTATAAAAAGGAACTTCATTAGGATAAATTTCTTCTTCCCACTCATCAAAAGCATTTATAGAAATATTTAATAAAGTTATATATTTTCTGAATATATCTTGCCATGTATCTTGTGGTACTTTCCCTCTTAGACGTGCTGCTCTTTGCGACATGACAGAAAGATTATAGGCATATGTTGGGGGTTCTTCGTTACCTATCTTTTTACAATTTGCTTTTTTTACCCAATCGTCGTTGAACATAAGTGTCTTTTTTAGCTCTAAAGTGTTCAAATCTAATGTATGAGTTCCATCGTTTAACAACATTCTTTTACTTGATCCAGGCAACACAACTGGAATGGAAGGTCTCATAATTAATTTATTTCCTACTTGAGTAAACTTTTGTGGATTTATTTTTTTTCTATAAAGGATATTCTCTATAGAATCTTCAAAGTCTTTGGCAGTATATTCGCGATCATCGTAAATTGAACCACTGGCAAATTTATCAAAAATTCTTACTTCAGAGACTTTATTTTTAGAGTCAAAATTTATTTCATAAATTTGCTGATTATCTGAACTTGGGAAAGTTGCAAAATTCTTTTTCTCTTTTAGGGATACTGGTAAAGTTTTACATAATACTCTTAACTTATTTTCTTTAGCTAATAATGATTCAGGAAAAAATAAACCAACTAAGCTTAATAAAATAAAAACTAGGTAAGTTAATTTTTTCATAAATTAGATTGAAAATTGTATTATGGACTTAAATTTATAATAAATTTGCAAAACTTTTTTGAATTTATATTTATCAAAAGTTCATATTTATGATAAAAATTATCAAAATTTTTAAGGTTTGTTTTATAGGCATATTTTTTCTTCAAGTGCCTTCTTATGCTGATTGGCAATTAATAGCTGAAAATGATTTAGGCATTAAGTATTTTTTTGATTCAGAATATGTCTCTAAAAAGGGCGATATATTAATTTATCAAGTTTTAGAAAATCATAAAGTCAAAACACCAGGAGGCTATTTAACTGTGCTTTTAGATATGCAAGGTAATTGTGATAAGTTTTCAATTAAATGGGACAAAGGTGAATTTTCTGAGAAACCCTTTGATTTTGAATTGGATTGGATAAAAGAGCCAAAATTACTTTATGTAAGAAATCCAGAATGGGAATATCCTGATTATGATTCACCTTGGGGGAAAGCATTAAAAAAAGCTTGCGATCTTAAATTATAAATTTATAAAAAACATTTATGCAGCTAAATTTCTGAAACGCCCAAATTGTGGTTCAAATAACATTTTGACAGTCCCAACAGGACCATTTCTATGTGTAGTGACTATTAATTCTGCTATACCCCTATCCTCTGTATCTGGATCATAATATTCATCTCTATAAAGCATTACAATAA
The genomic region above belongs to Prochlorococcus marinus XMU1405 and contains:
- a CDS encoding GTP-binding protein, coding for MSQVWLISGSPGCGKTNWILNTFKNYSGNCGYLRLGGYSEINLEQAINSKIDFAFLKDQIPNLLDLSISNSISEKDKENILIIIEFPQFFIPKSQGINGVDLRIINELEKYNFQPNRYLHFGRDPELSIKDTLDFRAIESISLDLKKHIWDPASLNTFWFELVNGAYGDVYRAKALMNLPDGRYILFNWIVSQQGSQYQTLNQVAPLNGRPERCSEIVIQGKNLNFESIKSTIHNCLLNDAVLDHHQTSLRNSQLQTARR
- a CDS encoding tetratricopeptide repeat protein, encoding MILLNFFYGVSNWRLYASDSLRAGIIFDNAMEKYENKDYKGAINDLTKYIEIYPKDHKYGYFNRGVFKDEIKDYKGAIRDYSKAIKLYPSSKKYWTRRSLSKFALGKYRGALKDINKALLLDSSNPGSLALKGIILHKLGDKKNGCNLVKKSFELGNEKESTIDFLINFCK
- a CDS encoding metallophosphoesterase family protein, translating into MNQAVISCLHANLPAVEAVLKDIELQGITNITCLGDLVGYGPQPNEVIELIRDKKIPTCQGCWDEDVVDGLDACDCSYPSQLAEKRGHFAHQWTTDKLTKENKDYLANLPYSIRKDKCLFVHGSPNSQHEYLLPDMDAFAALERVENARAEILFCGHTHQPYIRELADGSIAVKIKNAAPKDIQEKEIQLPMRRIVNAGSVGEPRHGGTKATYVVHNEVTNEVKIREVEYDLELTCKAIIDAGLPPIFAWRLKNGFEFAEQAEDASHVCER
- a CDS encoding immunity 17 family protein; the protein is MNIDQLFCIFGGFFTLLAARSDWNWFWNHPKAKGVLSLCRGKKGARIFYSILGIFLIALGIKGF
- a CDS encoding phosphoesterase; translated protein: MIERWALVSGLKGDLDTYELIQKDLKKTPGNITLFVLGDMIGPEKNCNRLLHRLINPKSNDLQPWCIYGWWEEQILLESGYRGDQRAEALRINKGEELVKSLTNAVDKSFLDWIAALQFGFVELDCGLIHGSSKDIGENLTLDTPPLTLLDRLTRLQVNRLFTARSKQQFHLELTEGTVNSEVEDLNGNRKKEQKVPQKAVIGIGAGKNYTLYDVGTDNTQFLQAGYKSEKRIKGFGML
- a CDS encoding thermonuclease family protein, coding for MKVILLISLSLFYTSEIHPKLTTTIIINCYDGDTCTTIEGEKIRLACIDTPELKGKNANPIAAKEARDFLNNLVTNEEIYIKRIAKDRYGRTVAELFKNDINVQEIIVKKRYGKIYKRYADQCEWTQKEGLN
- a CDS encoding S1C family serine protease yields the protein MLPKNDVLAFQLFDQFPNNCKKQDFNSDRFISNMKKGTVIVSTDEGFGSGFIIGYKKNKTFILTNSHVLNGEEKVLINLSDGSEQIGRVEIDGMGVSNINDLAIISVNGKFGKAFGFEKRPPKIGSDVIAIGSPKGLSYSFTKGIISSFREEGKLIQTDAALNEGNSGGPLINKFGCVVGVNTAALNDSENLNFAISSNVALNFIKQLPETSQNNFSKKNYLKDKVFFACFKDKNPCKPNEEAINYLIKADRIKSFRTKKPYLEKYVTRSLDIQKSDYGYFLRGQSYYKDKNFDMALEDFKNALLINKNFDNASLYRGLIFQIKGDHYKAIKEFKRTNKISVLVNKKKNIDALLSMASSYDQIDQIENARKTIEEGLKGDLTNNLSSKLLTKKVYYELLGRRYESNLLKQDLEKAISLNPKSYESLYLLAKVFQFDGDFDKAIDLYKQVLDINPKFSEAYVGIGYIQAYEFDDFENALKNFDIAIKYDLENRSAYFHRAMTYIMIPGYDRSLNKRTCIDIRKAKNLKGDRLLFMSYGNDANKLMDSFIGKFCRN